Proteins encoded within one genomic window of Dyadobacter chenhuakuii:
- a CDS encoding cupin domain-containing protein yields MIENLKPAHYWIEKYALSPHPEGGYYTETYRAAESIPKEALPERFNGDRAFSTGIYFLLESHNFSAFHRIQADEMWHFYAGEALDVFVIDEKKREMQVIRLGNNPDNGETFQAVVPAGAWFASRPAKGSAYALVGCTVAPGFDFADFEMAERTALQMQFPEFKQMIQELTRV; encoded by the coding sequence ATGATAGAAAACCTGAAACCGGCTCATTATTGGATCGAGAAATATGCATTAAGTCCGCATCCTGAGGGCGGTTATTATACGGAGACTTACCGGGCAGCAGAAAGCATTCCCAAGGAAGCATTACCTGAACGATTCAATGGCGATAGGGCATTTTCAACCGGCATTTATTTTTTGCTGGAAAGCCATAATTTCTCAGCATTCCACAGGATTCAGGCCGATGAAATGTGGCATTTCTATGCGGGGGAAGCGTTGGATGTTTTTGTAATCGATGAGAAAAAAAGGGAAATGCAGGTGATCAGGCTAGGCAATAACCCCGACAATGGAGAAACATTTCAGGCAGTGGTGCCCGCAGGAGCGTGGTTTGCTTCGCGTCCTGCAAAAGGAAGCGCCTATGCACTGGTTGGGTGCACGGTTGCGCCGGGATTTGATTTTGCAGATTTTGAAATGGCCGAAAGGACCGCATTACAAATGCAGTTTCCTGAATTTAAGCAAATGATCCAGGAACTGACAAGAGTTTAA
- the nudK gene encoding GDP-mannose pyrophosphatase NudK — MKNDRVRITSDEVLSNNWYTLKKYTFDYQRADGQWEKQSREAYDRGNGAVILLYNREKQTVLLTRQFRIPTYVNGNETGMLIEACAGLLDRDNPEDCIRRETEEETGYKINSVEKIFEAYMSPGSVTEILYFFVAEYSEDMKVSDGGGSAQEQENIEVMELPFGKALDMVKSGEIKDAKTIMLLQHAQLTQLVTKNGQTESNQLSSAI, encoded by the coding sequence ATGAAAAATGACCGGGTTCGCATCACATCTGACGAGGTGCTGTCAAACAATTGGTATACATTAAAAAAATACACATTCGACTATCAGCGCGCCGACGGACAATGGGAAAAGCAATCCAGAGAAGCGTACGACCGTGGCAATGGGGCTGTCATCTTGCTTTATAACCGCGAAAAGCAAACGGTTCTCTTAACCCGGCAATTCAGAATCCCGACTTATGTGAATGGAAATGAAACCGGCATGCTGATAGAGGCTTGCGCCGGACTGCTGGATCGTGATAATCCGGAAGATTGCATCAGGCGGGAAACGGAAGAAGAAACGGGCTATAAAATCAATTCTGTTGAGAAAATATTTGAAGCTTATATGTCACCTGGGTCGGTTACCGAGATCCTCTACTTTTTTGTGGCAGAATATAGCGAAGATATGAAAGTGAGTGATGGAGGCGGCAGCGCGCAGGAACAGGAGAACATTGAGGTGATGGAATTACCATTCGGAAAAGCGCTGGATATGGTTAAGTCCGGGGAAATTAAGGATGCCAAAACCATTATGCTGCTGCAACATGCGCAACTCACTCAATTAGTCACAAAAAATGGCCAAACAGAGTCAAATCAACTCTCTTCGGCCATTTAA
- a CDS encoding YtxH domain-containing protein, whose translation MSINSKHLATFILGAAAGVAAHKYLQSEEGEKLLEDLKTKANNLKAEAEGAIDKAPEYFDELKTKGADTLKSSFPDAESFFKDLYEKFVGGKSSPETATPQNTPTPDPIS comes from the coding sequence ATGAGCATAAACTCAAAACACCTTGCCACATTTATTCTTGGAGCAGCCGCCGGCGTGGCCGCACATAAGTATCTTCAAAGCGAAGAGGGCGAAAAGCTTTTGGAAGACCTGAAAACGAAGGCTAATAATTTGAAAGCCGAAGCAGAAGGTGCAATCGATAAAGCTCCGGAGTATTTTGATGAGCTCAAAACGAAAGGTGCAGATACGCTTAAAAGCAGCTTCCCGGATGCTGAGAGCTTCTTCAAAGATCTTTATGAGAAATTCGTAGGCGGAAAGAGCAGCCCCGAAACGGCGACACCTCAAAACACGCCTACGCCTGATCCCATATCATAG